One region of Chlorobiota bacterium genomic DNA includes:
- a CDS encoding HAMP domain-containing protein, with the protein MLTIARKQVAESRGKVQEETQKTLYAIIVSVMISVVAAILAGIFYSRWATRPIQRLNQAVKNLSGGKLGERVLITTDDEFGDLTFEFNRMIERLRKYEELNYDQLLIEKQKVEAVVSSIGVPVVVVNADAEILLLNNAAIDLFRVENPAQKVGASLEQIIPDQQLQQYIRGKLLNPELSNPVMETAGELPVYIRQVEGVEHYYAVQVLPLVATLSVQGVVALFSDITHFKELDRIKSDFLARVSHELRTPLSSILMTADILQEKITGDLNEQQLDLVKGVKEDCVRLTKLVSDLLEISRLEKRNEPKQCTWVNLSNILATVQQQHRVQLQEKGVVLKTSTEQANSKVWINQDDLLLMLNNLVSNAIRHTPSGGEVSINAYSRNSDVIIEVSDTGSGIPRDSMDKIFLKFYQVESSGQNNPGSVGLGLAIVREIVSIYHGSVLAVSDLGKGSTFTLRIPQQLEAA; encoded by the coding sequence ATGCTTACTATCGCCCGCAAACAGGTTGCGGAGTCGCGTGGGAAGGTTCAAGAGGAGACGCAAAAAACGCTCTATGCCATTATCGTTTCGGTGATGATTTCGGTTGTGGCCGCGATCCTTGCCGGAATTTTTTATTCCCGGTGGGCAACGCGCCCAATCCAAAGATTAAATCAAGCAGTGAAGAATTTATCGGGTGGGAAATTAGGGGAAAGGGTGCTTATCACAACGGACGATGAGTTTGGCGACCTGACGTTTGAATTTAATCGAATGATTGAACGGCTGCGGAAATATGAAGAGCTCAACTACGATCAGCTTCTTATTGAAAAGCAAAAGGTTGAGGCGGTGGTAAGCAGTATCGGGGTTCCTGTGGTTGTTGTGAATGCTGATGCTGAAATCCTACTGCTCAACAATGCCGCGATTGATTTGTTCCGCGTTGAGAACCCAGCGCAGAAAGTGGGCGCATCGTTAGAGCAGATTATTCCAGATCAGCAGCTTCAGCAATATATTCGGGGAAAGCTGCTGAATCCAGAGCTATCGAACCCAGTAATGGAAACCGCTGGGGAACTTCCCGTGTATATTCGCCAAGTTGAAGGGGTCGAACATTATTATGCTGTGCAGGTGCTTCCGCTGGTGGCAACGTTGTCGGTCCAAGGGGTGGTTGCTCTGTTCAGCGACATCACACATTTCAAGGAGCTTGATAGAATTAAATCGGATTTCCTGGCAAGGGTTAGCCATGAATTGCGAACCCCGCTCTCCTCAATATTAATGACTGCTGATATTCTCCAAGAAAAAATTACGGGAGACCTAAATGAGCAACAGCTCGACTTGGTGAAAGGGGTAAAGGAAGATTGTGTGCGGCTAACCAAATTGGTAAGTGATCTGTTAGAAATATCTCGTTTGGAAAAACGAAACGAACCCAAGCAATGCACGTGGGTGAATCTGTCGAATATTTTGGCAACGGTACAGCAGCAGCATCGCGTGCAGCTTCAGGAGAAAGGGGTTGTTCTGAAAACCTCCACCGAGCAAGCCAACTCCAAAGTGTGGATTAACCAGGATGATTTGTTGCTGATGTTGAATAATCTGGTGAGTAATGCAATCCGCCACACGCCCAGCGGTGGTGAGGTTTCAATCAATGCTTATTCAAGGAATTCAGATGTTATTATTGAAGTAAGCGATACAGGGAGCGGAATCCCACGCGACAGCATGGATAAAATTTTCTTGAAATTCTATCAGGTGGAGTCTTCTGGGCAAAATAACCCTGGGAGTGTTGGGCTTGGCCTTGCAATCGTTCGTGAGATTGTCAGCATTTATCATGGGTCAGTTTTGGCGGTAAGCGATCTTGGCAAAGGGAGTACGTTCACTTTGCGTATTCCGCAGCAGCTTGAGGCTGCATAG
- a CDS encoding acetyl-CoA carboxylase biotin carboxylase subunit, translating to MKRLLIANRGEIARRIIRTARKMGIETIAIYSDADASSLHVQEADTAIRLPGVTPRETYLDISRVLSAARHAGADAVHPGYGFLSENASFAVACAQSGMKFIGPSPDAIDHLGSKTNARRLAAETNVPIMPGTKEGLRSVEEAREVADRIGYPVLLKAAAGGGGKGMRVVWEPSQLEEGLRAARGEAMTAFNSDEVFVEKYVLGPRHIELQIVADEHGNVAVLGERECSIQRRHQKVVEESPSVAVDDALRNRMFMAAERLVRGANYTNAGTLEFLLDENGDFYFLEVNTRLQVEHPVTEMVTGIDLVEMQLLAASGQRLPISTDSIQRKGHAIECRVCAEDVFNNFLPSIGTIREVVEPIGDGVRVDSALYAGMPVTLYYDPMVAKIIAWGETRAEAIARMLQALDATHIAGIATTIPFCRFVLEHPAFISGNFSTNFVKEHWQPELLPLDQQLIEVAAASASAVRRAMEERFLHAL from the coding sequence ATGAAACGACTGCTGATAGCCAACCGTGGCGAGATCGCCCGCCGGATTATCCGAACGGCGCGGAAGATGGGGATTGAAACCATCGCCATCTACTCCGATGCCGATGCCTCCTCGCTTCATGTTCAGGAGGCCGACACCGCAATCCGGCTTCCTGGAGTCACCCCACGCGAGACCTATCTGGATATTTCGCGGGTGCTGTCGGCAGCGCGTCACGCCGGGGCGGATGCGGTGCATCCGGGATATGGCTTCCTCAGCGAAAATGCCTCCTTTGCCGTGGCGTGTGCCCAGTCAGGAATGAAGTTCATTGGCCCCTCGCCCGATGCTATTGACCATCTTGGCAGCAAGACCAACGCACGCCGCCTGGCCGCCGAAACGAACGTCCCGATTATGCCAGGGACAAAGGAGGGGCTCCGCTCGGTGGAAGAGGCTCGCGAAGTGGCGGACCGAATCGGCTACCCGGTGCTGCTAAAAGCTGCGGCCGGCGGCGGGGGGAAGGGGATGCGGGTGGTGTGGGAACCGTCGCAGCTGGAGGAAGGATTGCGCGCCGCCCGTGGCGAAGCCATGACCGCCTTCAACAGCGATGAGGTGTTTGTTGAAAAGTACGTGCTGGGACCGCGCCATATCGAGCTACAGATTGTGGCCGATGAGCATGGCAACGTTGCGGTGCTGGGCGAGCGCGAATGCTCCATCCAACGCCGCCACCAAAAAGTTGTGGAGGAATCCCCCTCGGTGGCCGTTGACGACGCGCTGCGCAACCGGATGTTCATGGCTGCCGAGCGGTTGGTTCGCGGGGCCAACTACACCAACGCCGGCACGTTGGAGTTCCTTCTGGATGAAAACGGAGATTTCTACTTCCTTGAGGTGAACACCCGGCTTCAGGTGGAGCATCCCGTTACCGAGATGGTGACCGGCATTGATCTGGTGGAAATGCAGTTATTGGCGGCTTCGGGCCAACGCCTGCCAATTTCCACCGACTCCATCCAGCGCAAAGGGCACGCAATCGAATGCCGCGTTTGTGCCGAGGATGTGTTCAACAATTTCCTTCCAAGCATCGGAACCATCCGCGAGGTGGTGGAGCCAATCGGCGATGGAGTCCGCGTTGACTCGGCACTCTACGCCGGAATGCCTGTGACCCTTTACTACGACCCGATGGTGGCAAAAATCATTGCATGGGGGGAGACGCGGGCCGAAGCAATTGCAAGAATGCTGCAAGCCCTGGACGCAACCCATATTGCTGGCATTGCCACCACAATCCCTTTTTGCCGGTTTGTTCTGGAGCATCCCGCGTTTATTTCCGGGAATTTCAGCACGAATTTTGTGAAGGAGCATTGGCAGCCGGAGTTGCTTCCTCTGGATCAGCAACTTATTGAAGTTGCTGCGGCATCGGCAAGCGCAGTTCGGCGGGCAATGGAAGAACGATTCTTGCACGCTTTATAG
- a CDS encoding endonuclease MutS2, with translation MTRDELIASSLEQLEFHRVLEHVAGFAASSMGVEHLLGLAPLSDEDAIRRENRMVGEARVCIQHEEVIPLDGIYDIRNALSYAKIQGNYLSGENFLHIGTTILALRRVREFFMGKSAHAPLLSELCAGIHINRLLERHIQDAIDDLGNVRDSASPELRRIRRDIIDRSAALRQRLQRILRKVSEDELVTEEYVTLREGRLVLPVKTEFKRKIPGIIHGESHSGGTVFLEPAEIFDMNNEIAELTFAERREVERILRVLTEELGQEADLFQGSLLRLQLLDSVVARARYAEKYNCAEPTVTDDDVITLHNACHPLLQLRLPSVVPLTIEMNREARAVVISGPNAGGKTVAMKTLGLITMMALSGIHPPATECVVHPCNVFTDIGDQQSIENDLSTFSAHMSRISQILEHVMMGDIVLLDEIGTGTDPDEGGGIAAAILEFLLQRRTFILATTHHSYLKVFAYETEGVVNAGMEFDTRTITPTYRCVIGMPGNSYAFELLERLGLNPKVLQNARGKLGEERNRMTEIIHQLEEDLAQSRRHREEYRKQTAEAEALRARLQEEMKEFNSRKQSIIADAREEARGVLNNANTLIENTLREIRSGASNDQVKQMRQAIEETRRGVSATPAAVPQEEKRFKVGDTVKLRGGAQIGELAIEPDEKGNAVVQFGALRMRAHADDLIAVSKKELRREGAGRQSVTNADLAETRIDLRGMFADEAVVKVEQAITALLNSHINRLEIIHGKGTGALRRRIHDHLSHHPNVAEYRLGALTEGGAGVTIVELK, from the coding sequence ATGACACGTGATGAATTAATCGCCTCAAGCCTTGAGCAGTTGGAGTTCCACCGGGTGCTTGAGCACGTGGCCGGGTTTGCAGCTTCCTCGATGGGGGTCGAGCATCTGCTTGGCCTGGCTCCCTTATCCGATGAGGATGCCATCCGCCGCGAAAATCGAATGGTGGGGGAAGCGCGGGTTTGCATCCAGCATGAGGAAGTGATTCCGCTGGATGGGATTTACGACATCCGCAACGCCCTTAGCTATGCAAAAATCCAGGGGAACTACCTTAGCGGCGAAAACTTCCTCCATATCGGCACAACCATTCTTGCTTTGCGCCGCGTGCGCGAGTTTTTCATGGGGAAATCGGCCCACGCTCCGTTGTTATCGGAGCTTTGCGCAGGGATCCATATCAACCGATTGCTGGAGCGCCACATCCAGGATGCGATTGATGATCTTGGAAACGTCCGCGACAGCGCAAGCCCCGAGCTTCGCCGAATCCGCCGCGACATCATTGACCGCTCGGCCGCGCTGCGCCAACGGCTGCAACGGATCTTGCGGAAAGTTTCCGAAGATGAGCTTGTCACCGAGGAGTACGTCACCCTTCGCGAAGGGCGGTTGGTGCTTCCGGTGAAAACGGAGTTCAAGCGGAAGATCCCTGGCATCATTCATGGGGAATCGCACAGTGGCGGGACCGTCTTCTTGGAGCCAGCGGAAATCTTCGACATGAACAACGAGATTGCCGAACTCACCTTTGCCGAGCGGCGCGAAGTTGAGCGGATACTCCGCGTGCTGACCGAAGAGCTTGGCCAGGAGGCCGACCTGTTCCAGGGGTCACTCCTCCGCCTGCAGTTGCTTGATTCCGTTGTGGCCCGCGCACGGTATGCCGAGAAATACAACTGTGCCGAGCCAACCGTCACCGACGACGACGTGATTACCCTGCACAACGCCTGCCACCCGTTGCTGCAATTGCGCTTGCCGAGCGTTGTTCCGCTGACCATCGAGATGAACCGCGAGGCCAGGGCCGTTGTGATCTCCGGCCCGAACGCCGGGGGCAAAACCGTGGCGATGAAAACCCTGGGGCTTATCACCATGATGGCCTTGTCCGGAATCCATCCGCCGGCAACGGAGTGTGTTGTTCACCCCTGCAACGTCTTCACCGACATCGGCGACCAGCAGTCCATCGAGAACGACCTTTCCACCTTCAGCGCGCACATGTCGCGGATCAGCCAGATCCTGGAACATGTGATGATGGGGGATATTGTGCTGCTTGATGAGATTGGAACCGGAACCGATCCCGACGAAGGTGGGGGGATTGCGGCGGCCATTTTGGAGTTCCTGCTGCAACGGCGCACCTTTATTCTGGCCACCACCCACCACAGCTACTTGAAGGTGTTTGCCTACGAGACCGAAGGAGTGGTGAATGCCGGGATGGAGTTCGACACCCGCACCATCACCCCAACCTACCGTTGCGTGATTGGAATGCCAGGAAACAGCTACGCGTTCGAGTTATTGGAGCGGCTGGGATTGAACCCGAAGGTCTTGCAAAACGCACGTGGGAAATTGGGGGAGGAGCGGAATCGAATGACGGAGATCATCCACCAATTGGAGGAGGACCTTGCCCAAAGCCGCCGTCACCGCGAGGAATACCGGAAGCAGACCGCAGAAGCCGAGGCACTTCGCGCACGATTGCAGGAGGAGATGAAAGAGTTCAACAGCCGGAAGCAGAGCATCATTGCCGATGCCCGCGAGGAAGCGCGCGGCGTGCTGAACAATGCCAACACGTTGATCGAAAACACGCTCCGCGAAATCCGTTCCGGCGCAAGCAACGACCAAGTGAAGCAGATGCGGCAAGCCATCGAGGAAACGCGCCGAGGGGTTTCCGCAACGCCAGCCGCCGTGCCGCAGGAAGAAAAACGGTTCAAGGTTGGCGACACAGTGAAGCTGCGCGGCGGGGCCCAGATTGGGGAGCTTGCGATTGAGCCAGACGAGAAAGGGAACGCGGTTGTGCAGTTCGGTGCCTTGCGGATGCGGGCGCACGCCGATGATCTGATCGCCGTTTCCAAAAAGGAGCTTCGGCGCGAGGGGGCCGGGCGTCAATCCGTCACCAATGCCGATCTTGCCGAAACCCGAATTGATCTTCGCGGAATGTTCGCCGATGAAGCCGTTGTGAAAGTCGAGCAGGCAATCACCGCGCTTCTGAACTCCCATATCAACCGTCTGGAGATCATCCACGGGAAGGGGACCGGTGCGTTGCGCCGCCGCATCCACGACCACCTGAGCCACCATCCCAACGTTGCCGAGTACCGGCTTGGCGCGTTGACAGAAGGGGGCGCAGGGGTGACGATCGTTGAACTGAAATAA
- a CDS encoding GatB/YqeY domain-containing protein, producing MTLTEKIANDMKEAMKSGEKVRLGTLRMVRAALLELQKSGNEVTPDLELRAVQKQANARKDAMEQFIAAGRNDLAENERVELEIIEAYLPQQLSDDDIRAKVREIIAQTGASGPNDFKLVMPKAMAAMRGVADGNRVQAVVRDALQS from the coding sequence ATGACACTGACCGAGAAAATAGCAAACGACATGAAAGAAGCGATGAAATCGGGCGAGAAGGTTCGCTTGGGAACCCTTCGCATGGTGCGCGCCGCGCTTCTTGAATTGCAGAAAAGTGGCAACGAAGTCACCCCGGATCTGGAGCTGCGCGCCGTCCAGAAGCAAGCGAATGCGCGGAAGGATGCCATGGAGCAGTTCATCGCCGCCGGGCGGAACGACCTTGCGGAGAACGAGCGGGTGGAGCTTGAGATCATTGAAGCCTACCTGCCGCAGCAACTTTCCGACGACGACATCCGCGCAAAGGTTCGCGAGATTATCGCCCAGACCGGAGCCTCGGGCCCTAACGATTTTAAGCTGGTAATGCCCAAAGCAATGGCCGCCATGCGTGGCGTTGCCGATGGCAATCGCGTGCAAGCCGTTGTGCGCGATGCCCTTCAATCCTGA
- a CDS encoding ABC transporter substrate-binding protein, with protein MNRVLSLLPSATEIVAAIGAEESLVGITHECDYPPAITATKPTVTSARINPEMPSEEIDQLVRAQLEDSGTLYALDLELVRQLRPTHVLTQQLCTVCAVGYATVHAAMRSLPDPPEVINLEPRTLEEVFGTMIAVGELLGRKEAAERVVAGLQQGLAEIPRLPTPPRTLFLEWLIPPFRAGHWMPELVRWAGGTPVLCNEGSHSTQVSWEAIRATEFEAFVISCCGFSVKRTLLDIEASAEFQALRAERPSLRVIVMDGNHYFSRPGPRLVESAQMLNAALQGLPPELSGASIPVPYSFLLSTAISNAANAASI; from the coding sequence ATGAACAGAGTACTATCGCTGCTCCCCAGCGCGACGGAGATTGTTGCCGCAATTGGTGCGGAGGAAAGCCTTGTGGGGATTACCCACGAGTGCGATTACCCGCCCGCAATCACCGCAACCAAACCAACGGTGACCTCGGCACGGATCAATCCGGAAATGCCGAGCGAGGAGATTGACCAATTAGTCCGCGCTCAGCTGGAAGATTCCGGGACGTTGTACGCGCTTGATCTTGAGCTTGTCCGCCAGCTTCGGCCCACCCACGTGCTGACGCAGCAACTGTGCACGGTGTGCGCGGTTGGCTATGCCACGGTTCACGCAGCAATGCGGTCCCTGCCCGATCCACCAGAGGTTATCAACCTTGAGCCGCGAACGCTGGAAGAAGTGTTCGGGACGATGATTGCTGTTGGGGAATTGCTTGGCCGGAAGGAGGCTGCCGAACGGGTTGTTGCGGGCCTTCAACAGGGCTTGGCAGAAATCCCGCGGCTCCCCACGCCGCCACGGACGCTGTTTCTGGAGTGGCTGATCCCCCCTTTCCGAGCCGGGCATTGGATGCCGGAGCTTGTTCGCTGGGCTGGGGGAACTCCGGTGCTTTGCAACGAAGGAAGCCATTCCACGCAAGTCAGCTGGGAGGCGATTCGCGCAACGGAGTTCGAGGCGTTCGTGATCTCCTGCTGCGGCTTTTCCGTGAAGCGCACGCTGCTGGATATTGAAGCGTCGGCTGAGTTCCAAGCATTGCGCGCCGAGCGTCCTTCGCTTCGGGTAATCGTTATGGATGGCAATCATTACTTCAGCCGCCCCGGTCCGCGCCTTGTGGAAAGTGCGCAAATGCTGAACGCCGCGCTGCAAGGCTTGCCGCCAGAATTGTCCGGGGCATCTATCCCGGTTCCGTATTCCTTCCTGTTAAGCACGGCGATTTCAAACGCCGCCAATGCCGCCAGCATTTAA
- a CDS encoding MFS transporter, translating into MTSNKALVSIFLVVAVDVLGLTIVIPLLPFYAEEFGASPIVVGLLFASFAVCQFLAGPILGRISDRIGRRPTLIFSQIGTFIGFLVLGFANSLFLLFIARIIDGVTAGNLSIAQAYISDVTKPEERTKAFGFIGIAFGLGFLIGPAMSGFLSDFGHSVPAFAAAGLSLTSIICTIVLLPSTPVAPSPSPRKGRLSGFSEYLRRPATRRSLLEFFAFALAFALLIGGLAMFLERQFGFKARETGYLFAFSGLMGAIVQGGLVGRLATAWGEVKLSTVGFFAMAISYIPMGFIHDWRLFLIGVVVGGFGSSVTRPALTTLLTKSVGPHEQGEALGVSQSLNSIAQIIGPILAGVLIEQGQLVWYGIVAAVIAFWGMSLTLQSKPPELSHAAQHAE; encoded by the coding sequence ATGACATCGAACAAAGCGCTCGTCTCGATTTTTTTAGTGGTTGCGGTGGATGTGCTTGGGCTGACCATCGTCATCCCGCTGTTGCCGTTTTATGCCGAGGAGTTCGGCGCAAGCCCGATTGTTGTGGGGCTGCTGTTTGCCAGCTTCGCAGTCTGCCAGTTTCTGGCCGGGCCAATCTTGGGCCGCATCAGCGACCGCATCGGGCGGCGGCCAACGCTGATCTTCAGCCAGATTGGGACCTTCATTGGCTTCCTGGTCCTCGGCTTTGCCAACTCCTTGTTCCTTCTGTTCATTGCCCGAATTATTGATGGAGTCACCGCCGGAAACTTAAGCATTGCCCAAGCCTACATCAGCGATGTCACCAAGCCGGAGGAGCGGACCAAGGCGTTTGGGTTCATCGGGATTGCGTTTGGGCTGGGGTTCTTGATTGGCCCGGCCATGAGCGGCTTCCTTTCCGATTTTGGGCATTCGGTTCCGGCATTTGCGGCGGCGGGGTTGTCGCTCACCTCCATCATCTGCACCATCGTGTTGCTTCCAAGCACACCGGTCGCGCCATCGCCATCGCCACGAAAGGGAAGGCTTAGCGGTTTTTCGGAGTATCTGCGCCGCCCGGCAACGCGGCGTAGCTTGTTGGAGTTCTTTGCGTTCGCGCTTGCGTTCGCGCTGCTGATTGGCGGGTTGGCAATGTTCCTGGAACGCCAGTTCGGATTCAAGGCAAGGGAGACGGGGTATCTGTTCGCCTTCTCGGGATTGATGGGCGCGATAGTGCAAGGGGGGCTTGTTGGGCGGCTGGCAACGGCTTGGGGGGAAGTGAAGCTCTCCACGGTTGGATTTTTTGCAATGGCGATCAGCTACATTCCGATGGGGTTCATCCATGATTGGCGGTTGTTCCTGATTGGGGTGGTGGTGGGGGGATTCGGTTCGTCGGTAACGCGGCCGGCGTTGACGACGCTTCTGACCAAATCGGTGGGACCGCACGAGCAGGGCGAGGCGTTGGGGGTAAGCCAATCGCTGAACAGCATCGCGCAGATTATCGGGCCAATCCTTGCAGGCGTGTTGATTGAGCAAGGCCAGCTTGTGTGGTACGGAATCGTCGCGGCCGTTATTGCATTTTGGGGAATGTCTCTCACGCTCCAATCAAAGCCACCAGAGCTATCGCACGCAGCACAGCACGCCGAATGA
- the atpG gene encoding ATP synthase F1 subunit gamma, whose amino-acid sequence MPKFREIRGRIQGVENTAKITSAMKMVAAAKLRRAQDAIIAARPYGKKLRELLQFLASQTESSVSPLLEEREVARVCLIVVAADRGLCGAFNSNVFRTTVNHINTNYAEIAARGDLDLIVVGKRAVDFFTKRGYNVIAPYPGIFHSLDFIYARQIVNDAVDGFVGKDFDRVEVIYNEFRSIVKQTVIVQQMLPIPKMEANKDYAVMADYIFEPNQASLLDALLPKHLNTQMWNVLLDSNAAEQGARMTAMENATRNAKDLVRTLRISYNKARQAAITTEILEIVSGAEALKG is encoded by the coding sequence ATGCCAAAGTTTCGCGAGATACGCGGCCGTATCCAAGGCGTTGAGAACACCGCAAAAATCACTTCAGCAATGAAGATGGTTGCTGCGGCCAAGTTGCGCCGTGCGCAGGATGCAATTATCGCCGCACGTCCCTACGGAAAAAAACTCCGTGAACTGCTGCAATTCCTTGCTTCCCAAACCGAATCATCGGTAAGCCCGCTGCTGGAAGAACGCGAGGTGGCGCGTGTGTGCCTAATCGTGGTTGCTGCCGACCGCGGGCTGTGTGGCGCGTTCAACAGCAACGTGTTCCGCACCACGGTGAACCACATCAACACCAACTATGCGGAGATTGCCGCCCGTGGCGATCTTGACCTGATTGTGGTTGGGAAACGTGCGGTGGATTTCTTTACCAAGCGGGGCTACAACGTGATTGCCCCGTATCCGGGCATCTTCCACAGCTTGGATTTTATCTACGCTCGCCAAATCGTGAACGACGCGGTGGACGGGTTTGTTGGGAAAGACTTTGACCGGGTTGAGGTGATCTACAACGAGTTCCGCTCGATTGTTAAGCAAACGGTGATCGTCCAGCAGATGCTTCCAATCCCAAAAATGGAAGCCAACAAGGACTACGCGGTGATGGCCGATTATATCTTTGAGCCAAACCAGGCAAGCCTGCTGGATGCGCTGCTTCCCAAGCACCTTAACACCCAGATGTGGAACGTGCTGCTGGATTCCAATGCCGCCGAACAGGGAGCCCGGATGACCGCAATGGAGAACGCCACACGCAACGCCAAGGACCTTGTGCGGACGCTTCGCATCAGCTACAACAAGGCACGCCAGGCGGCAATTACAACGGAGATTCTGGAGATTGTATCTGGCGCGGAAGCCTTGAAGGGATAA
- a CDS encoding F0F1 ATP synthase subunit alpha, with amino-acid sequence MVEVRPDEVTAILRKQLTGFSSEVDVYDIGTVLEVGDGVARVYGLTSVLASELVEFPNGVTGMALNLEEDNVGVVLFGDDKLIKEGDTVKRTGKVASVPVGEALLGRVVNPLGMPLDGRGPINTTTTLPIEQKAPGVIARYPVHEPLQTGIKAIDAMVPIGRGQRELIIGDRQTGKTAVAIDTIINQKYTHTPEAKAQGIDPVFCVYVCIGQKASTVANVVQILKDNGAMEYTTVVVASAADPAPLQFIAPYSGAAMGEFFRDSGRHALAVYDDLSKQAAAYRQLSLLLRRPPGREAYPGDVFYLHSRLLERAAKLDKENGGGSLTAFPVIETQESDPSAYIPTNVISITDGQIYLMPNLFNAGVRPAINVGISVSRVGGSAQIKAMRKVSGTLKLDLAQYRELEAFAKFGSDLDKSTQQLLTRGSRLVELLKQGQFQPIPVEEQVAAIFIGTSGFLDSLSLGDVRRFEQEFIGYLKLKNPELLPSIAQKKELSAEISDALKSAATEFSKTFARS; translated from the coding sequence ATGGTTGAAGTTCGTCCCGATGAAGTAACTGCCATCCTGCGCAAGCAGTTGACCGGCTTCTCGAGCGAGGTGGATGTTTATGACATCGGCACCGTTTTGGAGGTGGGCGACGGTGTGGCGCGTGTGTATGGCCTAACCAGCGTTCTTGCTTCGGAGCTTGTCGAGTTCCCGAACGGTGTCACCGGAATGGCGTTGAACCTTGAAGAGGACAACGTTGGTGTGGTGTTGTTCGGCGATGACAAGCTGATTAAAGAAGGGGACACGGTGAAGCGTACCGGAAAGGTGGCTTCGGTTCCGGTGGGGGAGGCGTTGTTAGGGCGTGTGGTCAATCCGTTGGGGATGCCTCTTGACGGGCGTGGTCCAATCAACACCACCACAACGCTCCCTATCGAGCAGAAAGCACCCGGCGTTATCGCCCGCTATCCTGTTCACGAGCCGCTGCAAACCGGCATCAAAGCCATTGACGCAATGGTCCCGATTGGGCGCGGCCAGCGCGAGCTTATCATCGGCGACCGCCAAACCGGAAAGACGGCGGTGGCGATTGATACGATCATCAACCAGAAATATACCCACACCCCAGAAGCAAAAGCCCAGGGGATTGACCCTGTGTTCTGCGTTTACGTCTGCATCGGCCAGAAAGCCTCCACCGTTGCAAACGTTGTGCAGATTCTGAAAGACAACGGCGCGATGGAGTACACCACGGTGGTGGTGGCCAGCGCTGCGGACCCCGCACCGCTTCAGTTTATCGCCCCGTACTCCGGCGCGGCAATGGGTGAGTTCTTCCGTGACAGCGGCCGCCACGCGCTGGCAGTCTATGATGACTTGTCGAAGCAAGCCGCAGCCTATCGCCAGCTTTCGCTGCTGCTGCGCCGTCCGCCAGGGCGCGAGGCCTATCCGGGCGACGTGTTCTATCTCCACTCCCGCTTGTTGGAACGCGCCGCCAAGCTGGACAAGGAAAACGGCGGTGGCTCGCTGACGGCGTTCCCAGTGATTGAAACGCAGGAGAGCGACCCTTCGGCCTACATCCCAACCAACGTGATCTCAATCACCGACGGCCAGATATACCTGATGCCGAACCTGTTCAACGCAGGCGTGCGTCCCGCAATTAACGTCGGTATTTCGGTGTCGCGGGTGGGGGGAAGTGCCCAGATTAAAGCGATGCGGAAAGTGTCCGGCACGCTGAAGTTGGACCTTGCGCAGTATCGCGAGCTTGAGGCGTTTGCGAAGTTCGGTTCCGACCTTGATAAATCAACCCAGCAGTTGCTGACCCGCGGTTCCCGTTTGGTGGAGCTGCTGAAGCAAGGGCAGTTCCAGCCGATTCCGGTCGAGGAACAGGTTGCGGCGATCTTCATCGGAACCAGTGGATTTTTGGACAGCCTTTCGCTTGGGGATGTTCGGCGGTTCGAGCAGGAGTTTATCGGCTACCTGAAGCTGAAAAACCCGGAGCTGCTTCCAAGCATTGCACAGAAGAAGGAGTTGTCGGCAGAGATCAGCGACGCGCTGAAGAGTGCCGCCACCGAGTTCTCCAAGACGTTCGCACGAAGCTAA
- the atpH gene encoding ATP synthase F1 subunit delta: protein MTQTRAAQRYAKAILDIARDENAQEVVTEDFKTIQGALKNSPELRRLLETPVVDQRVKESILLEVFQGKIGEVVARFIGLLTRKGRSADLASITEAYFQLLDAERNVIGAVVTTAAPLSPPQQQEIEQRLSSISGKSIRAEYQIDASLIGGFRAIFGDTMIDASLRHQLDRMHETLLQGSLN from the coding sequence ATGACGCAAACACGAGCAGCGCAGCGATACGCCAAAGCGATTCTTGATATCGCCAGGGATGAGAATGCGCAGGAGGTCGTCACCGAAGATTTCAAGACGATTCAGGGGGCATTGAAAAACTCCCCAGAGCTTCGCCGATTGCTGGAAACCCCAGTGGTGGATCAGCGGGTGAAAGAAAGCATTCTGCTTGAAGTCTTTCAGGGTAAAATTGGTGAGGTGGTGGCGCGGTTTATCGGCCTGCTTACCCGCAAGGGTCGCTCGGCGGACCTTGCTTCCATCACCGAAGCCTACTTCCAGCTGCTTGATGCCGAACGGAATGTGATTGGCGCGGTGGTGACGACCGCGGCCCCGTTAAGCCCGCCACAACAGCAAGAGATTGAGCAACGATTGTCATCAATCAGCGGCAAAAGCATCCGCGCCGAGTACCAGATTGATGCCAGCTTGATCGGCGGCTTCCGGGCAATTTTTGGCGACACGATGATTGATGCCTCCCTACGGCATCAGCTTGACCGAATGCACGAGACCCTGCTACAAGGCTCGTTGAACTAA